A genomic stretch from Arachis stenosperma cultivar V10309 chromosome 3, arast.V10309.gnm1.PFL2, whole genome shotgun sequence includes:
- the LOC130966171 gene encoding ATPase 5, plasma membrane-type-like, producing MPFFHLMLSLSIIKLRMQQKKVAIQIYAVSFTIRIVFDFMFIALIWKFDFAPFMMLIIAILNNGTIMTISKDRVKPFPQLDSWKLRRYLLLKPVGMSSIINLYIRFIYEKFTCYHLLVEIVTVYANWSFARIKEMGWD from the exons ATGCCCTTTTTTCACCTGATGTTATCACTGTCGATAATCAAACTGAGGATGCAACAAAAGAAGGTAGCAATTCAG ATATATGCAGTGTCTTTCACCATTCGTATTGTG TTTGATTTCATGTTTATTGCATTGATTTGGAAGTTTGATTTTGCACCCTTTATGATGTTGATCATTGCCATACTAAATAATG GTACCATTATGACAATATCCAAGGATAGAGTGAAACCATTCCCACAACTTGATAGCTGGAAATTGAGGAGATATTTGCTACTG AAACCAGTAGGGATGAGCtctattataaatttatacatTAGATTCATCTATGAAAAGTTTACATGTTATCACCTACTAGTGGAAATTGTGACCGTATATGCTAACTGGAGCTTTGCAAGAATCAAGGAAATGGGATGGGATTAG
- the LOC130966170 gene encoding uncharacterized protein LOC130966170, which produces MTHSLPDPSLQVFDPEIERTISRTRQARRRLVLSEGKSETSLKEETSSFSIDSVDLRAGDMAAPRRVTIQEAGAPHFTLQPRDGADETSILLKAFPFSLEEKAREWYYAQPRATVANWDTLRREFLEKFFPAEVTDRLRKEISMIVQGESETLHEYWECFNNLLEACPHHMIEKLVLLGYFIHGMKPQDKTTLEGVRNESMKKYKTTDEAWQLISDLTESTRNHRQKQSNSKAVTEVSSSKETTALTQSICEMTNLLKQMQLSQQQAQQAQPFLPQQGQQLLPQRVCGICANYSHYTDEFPQLQQEDNTVTATHNFYDRPNQGYNQGGSYNHGWQDNSNQSWRDNSSQALVSQIESLNNSNNQPLSSSGIPSQPLPNPKGGINAITLRFGTTLQGRNPEKPSPLEHAPAEDMAEVEDVEEEDEAQGMAEVEAAQPKNAEPQQAEAVRDATPIPFSHLARKARKQTKLDPKMTSKFKLDAFLGTYSFEVDGRIVSFNLDEAMKHPPKDHSIF; this is translated from the exons atgacgCATTCACtacctgatccaagcttgcagGTATTTGatcctgagattgaaagaactatttcacgtacaaggcaagctcggcgtcgGTTAGTCCTCTCCGAGGGAAAATCTGAAACATCActtaaggaagaaacaagctcctTTTCTATTGATTCGGTtgatttacgtgcaggtgacatggcagcacctAGGAGAGTTACTATCCAGGAAGCTGGAGCCCCTCATTTTACACTGCAACC GCGTGATGGTGCAGATGAAACTTCTATTCTATTAAAAGCTTTCCCGTTTTCTCTTGAGGAAAAGGCGAGAGAGTGGTACTACGCCCAACCTAGAGCGACTGTTGCTAACTGGGATACGCTTAGAAGGGAATTTTTAgagaaattctttccagctgaagttacTGATAGATTGAGGAAGGAAATTTCCATGATTGTTCAAGGCGAATCTGAGACTCTCCACGAATATTGGGAGTGCTTCAACaatcttctggaagcatgtccccaccatatgattgagaagttaGTGTTGCTTGGCTACTTCATACATGGCATGAAGCCtcaagataagaccacattggaaggtgTTAGAAATGagtctatgaaaaagtacaagaccactgatgaagcatggcaattgattaGTGACTTAACTGAATCCACTAGGAATCACAGGCAAAAGCAAAGCAACTCCAAAGCTGTTACAGAGGTATCTTCTAGCAAAGAGACTACTGCTCTAACTCAGAGTAtatgtgaaatgaccaacttACTGAAGCAGATGCAGTTGAGTCAACAACAAGCTCAGCAAGCTCAGCCATTTCTACCACAACAAGGCCAACAGTTGCTTCCACAAAGAGTTTGTGGGATCTGTGCTAATTATAGTCATTATACTGATGAATTTCCGCAGCTCCAGCAGGAAGACAACACTGTGAcagccactcataacttctaTGATCGCCCCAATCAAGgatacaatcaaggtggcagctacaaccatggatggcaggacaATTCCAACCAAAGTTGGAGAGATAATTCTAGccagg ctcttgtctcacagattgAATCACTAAATAACTCCAACAACCAGCCTTTGAGCTCTAGTGgaatcccctctcaaccattacccaatcccaagggtggcatcaatgccatTACCTTGAGGTTTGGAACCACACTACAAGGGAGGAATCCTGAGAAACCAAGCCCGCTAGAACACGCCCCAGCTGAGGACATGGCTGAGGTAGaggatgttgaagaagaagatgaagcacAAGGCATGGCTGAAGTAGAAGCAGCCCAACCAAAGAATGCAGAACCCCAGCAAGCTGAAGCTGTAAGAGACGCCACTCCTATCCCATTTTCACACCTTGCTAGGAAAGCCAGAAAGCAGACGAAacttgatcccaaaatg ACTTCGAAGTTCAAGCTGGATGCCTTTTTGGGAACCTATTCTTTTGAGGTAGATGGCAGAATAGTGAGCTTCAATCTGGATGAAGCTATGAAGCATCCCCCAAAAGATCACTCCATATTCTAA